Genomic window (Desulforapulum autotrophicum HRM2):
CTAAAGGATGTGGCGGGAAAAAAGGTGGTGCTGAACATTTTTCCAAGCGTGGATACGCCGGTGTGCTCTGCGTCGGTCCGGCGTTTTAACAGTGAAATCAACAACTATGCAAACGCCGTTGTCCTCTGTGTCTCCCTTGATCTGCCGTTTGCCCATTCCCGGTTCTGCGAAACCGAAGGGTTGAAGAATGTCATCCCGGTAACAGAACTCAGGAACAGGGATTTTGGCCGGGCCTACGGCCTTAGAATTGTTGACGGTCCCCTGGCTGGACTTCTGGCAAGGGGGGTTGTGGTGATGGATGAACAAGGAACGGTGATTTTTTCAAAGCTTGTGCCGGAGCTTAAAACCGAACCGGACTATGAACCGGTGCTGACGGTCCTTGGAAAAAGAGTCTCGGCTGAAAATGTATGTACCCAAACCTCCACGGCAGAACATTCAAGGCTCAACGAGAACGATGAACCCTGTGATGACGGAAGGGCTGGATGAAATATCGAAGGGAACAAGATGCCATGGGCATGGTTGAGGTGCCCATGGATGCCTATTACGGGGCAAGCACCCAGCGGGCCGTTGATAATTTTAAGGTCAGCGGCATGGTGTTTCAACCGGTGTTCATCCGCATGCTCGCCCTGGTGAAGAAGCATGGTGCTCGTGTCAATGTCCGTCTGGGTTTGCTGGATGAGACCCTCTCAACGGCCATTGTTTCAGCCTGCCAGGAGGTGATTGACGGCAAGTTTGCGGACCAGTTTGTGGTGGATGTCTTTCAGACGGGTTCCGGAACCTCCACCAACATGAACATGAACGAGGTGATTGCCACCCGGGCAAATGAGATCCTCACGGGTGAAAAACAAGGGAAAAAACCGGTTCATCCAAACGATCATGTGAATCTTGGGCAGTCGAGCAACGATGTGATACCCACCATGATCCACATGGCGGCCCTGGTCGAGATCAATACGGCCCTGATTCCTGCCCTTGAATTGCTGTTAAAGGTGCTCTCAGAAAAGAGCAGCGCTTTTTCAGCGGTAAAAAAGATCGGAAGGACACATCTCCAGGACGCCGTTCCCATGACCCTGGGCCAGGCGTTCTCAGGATATGCAAAGCAGGTTGAACTTGGCATTGCAAGGATCCGGACGGCAGGGAAAAACCTTTGTGCCCTTGCCCTTGGCGGCACTGCCGTTGGTACGGGTGTCAACACCCATGAACGTTTTGCCCGGGAGGTCATCCAGGCGATATCCCATGAAACCGGATTCACCTTCCATGAGGCAGAGAATCATTTTGAGGCCCAGGGTGCCCAGGACGCAGCCCTGGAAGTGAGTGGCACTCTGAAAACCATTGCAGTGGGCCTGTTGAAAATAGCCAACGATATTAGATGGCTGGGGTCCGGTCCCAGGGCAGGTCTTGGAGAGATAACCCTTCCTGCGCTCCAGCCAGGGTCATCGATTATGCCGGGCAAGGTCAATCCCGTGATCCCAGAGGCCGTCATTCAGGTGGCGGCCCAGGTTGTGGGGAACGACACCACCATCACCATTGGCGCCCAGACGGCCCATCTTGAACTCAACACCATGCTGCCGGTCATTGGGTATAACCTGTTGCAGTCCATCGGGCTGCTCTCGTCGGCAGCGGCTGTTTTTGCTGAAAAATGTATCCAGGGAATTTTGCCTAATCTTGAAACATGCCGGGCTAACATCGAAAAAAGCCTTGCCATGGCCACCTACCTGGTTCCCCATGTGGGCTATGACAGGGCCTCAGCCATTGCAAAAAAGGCCCATGAAACAGGACAAACGGTAAGAGAAATTCTTGTTCAGGAAAATTTACCTGAATCATTTCTGCCCTGAAACCTAACCATTAAACGAAGGAAACCTGATATGGAATTTCATGAGGTAATGAAACAGCGGCGGTCGGTCAATTTCTTTGATCCCAAAAAAGAGGTGTCTGAGGCGCTGTTAAAAGAGGTGATCGAAACCGCAGCTATGACACCCTCGGGGTTTAACCTCCAGCCCTGGAGCCTTGTGGCGTTGAGAAAATTCGGGGAAAAAGAACGGCTCAAAAAACTTGCCTGGAACCAGCCAAAGGTAACTGAAGCTCCCGTGGTTCTGATTGTGCTGGCCGATCGGGACGCCTGGAAAGAGGGCCATCCCATTGTTGAACAAAATTTCAGTGAGATGGTGAAATCAGGGGCCATGAAGGAGGAACAGCGTCAGTGGTTTGCCGATGCCCGTACCTCCCTTTACGGCGAAACACCTGAAAAACAGCAGGCATTTGCCTGCAAAAATACGGGGTTCTTTGCCATGTCGTTGATGCTTGCCGCCAAAGATCTGGGGCTTGAAACCCACCCCATGGACGGGTTTGACCATGACGGTGTGAGAAAGGCATTTAATATTCCGGATAATTTCTGGATTCCCCTGCTCCTGGCCGTGGGGTATGTGGGGGATGATTTTAAAATGGCACCGCCAAAATGGAGACGGCGGGCCGAGGATATCCTGGTGACCTTTGAATCATGATAGGGACAAGACCATGGTGACGTATACAGGCATCAACCATCTGGCAATGGCTACGGCAGATATTGATATGACCATCCGTTTCTGGCGGGATCTTTTAGGTATGCGCCTTGTGGCAGGCCTTGGCCGTCCAGGCTACCGCCATTATTTTTTTGAGATCTCCCAGCATGACATGATCGCCTTTTTTGAATGGCCACAGGTCGAGAAAATTCCTGAAAAAGACCATGGTGCTCCAGTTAAAACACCGTTGGCATTTGACCACGTTTCCGTGGGGGTTGAATCCCAGGAGGACCTCTGGCAGTTAAAGCAGAAACTTGAGACTGCCGGGTTCTGGGTCTCAGAGGTGATAGACCACGGTTTTATCCATTCCATCTACTCGTTTGATCCCAACCATATTCCCATTGAGTTCAGCTGTAACGTCCCAGGGATGGATCTTCGTAGACATCCGATCATGGCAGATACCAGGCCGTCTGCCCTGGGTAGTGAAGGCGCTGAACCCCAGGCGGGCCGGTGGCCTGAAGTTAAACAACCCGTCCCGGTGTCGGAGAGAACGATTTATCCTGGAGAGGGCTTCATCCTTGGGAAAGGAAAATCATGATATTGATGGTTAGATTTCGAAAAGCCATGTTCTTTTTGGGGGCGGTGGTTTTTCTATCGTGTATGCTGCCTGCCGTTTCCCGGGCAGAGGTTCAAGACAACCTCAGTCAATGTGCCGCCATTGAGGACGATCTGCTCCGCCTTCAATGCTACGATGGGATGGCCAACAGAGGGTCAGCATCCGTGGAAAAGGCTGAACCTGTGAACAAGCTCGACACCTGTGTGGCTCCTGTGGCAAAGCCCTCCTATCTCTCCCGGTTGTGGGAGCTTGACAGGGATCAGTCCCGGGGTGAATTTGCCATCCGGATGCATCGTTCCAACTATATCCTTCCTTTTTCCTTTAACTTTTCCCCCAATGAGGATCCCATCAAGGATGGTTTTCCCGGCAGGAAGGTGCAAAAGTCCGAGGCCACGTTTCAATTGAGCTTTAAGACCAAACTCTGGGAGGATATTGGGGGAAAGAATAATGTGGATCTGTGGCTCGGGTACACCCAGCGTTCATTCTGGCAGGTCTACAATGTTGACCAATCTTCCCCGTTTCGCGAAACCAATTATGAGCCTGAGCTGCTTTTAAACCTGCCCATGGAGCTGAATGTTCTGGGAATGACCCTTCGAACAATCAATTTTGGGATGAACCACCAGTCCAACGGAAGGGCCGAATCTTTGTCCCGGAGCTGGAACAGGATTGTTGCCAATTTTGGATTTGAACGTAAAGGTCTTTTTTCCACCCACGACAGCCTGGTCGTTGAACTTAAATCCTGGTACCGGATTCCCGAGGACAGCGAGAGTGACGATAACCCGGATATCGAAGATTACCTGGGGTATGGCGAGATCCGGACGTCTTATTTTTGGAAAAACTATCGGTATTCCATGATGGTGAGAAACAACCTTGACGATGACGAGAACCGGGGGGCCATACAGCTTGACTGGAGTTTCCCCCTGAACAACCGCATCAGCGGATATCTCCAGTATTACCTGGGGTATGGTGAGAGCCTTCTGGACTACAACCACAGTGTGAATCGTGTGGGGCTGGGATTTATTCTCACGGAGTGGAACTGAACAGATTCTCAGCCGTTG
Coding sequences:
- a CDS encoding phospholipase A; protein product: MVRFRKAMFFLGAVVFLSCMLPAVSRAEVQDNLSQCAAIEDDLLRLQCYDGMANRGSASVEKAEPVNKLDTCVAPVAKPSYLSRLWELDRDQSRGEFAIRMHRSNYILPFSFNFSPNEDPIKDGFPGRKVQKSEATFQLSFKTKLWEDIGGKNNVDLWLGYTQRSFWQVYNVDQSSPFRETNYEPELLLNLPMELNVLGMTLRTINFGMNHQSNGRAESLSRSWNRIVANFGFERKGLFSTHDSLVVELKSWYRIPEDSESDDNPDIEDYLGYGEIRTSYFWKNYRYSMMVRNNLDDDENRGAIQLDWSFPLNNRISGYLQYYLGYGESLLDYNHSVNRVGLGFILTEWN
- the tpx gene encoding thiol peroxidase, which gives rise to MAKFTIGGNPANTSGDLPQVGEKAPEFLLTKTDLTDISLKDVAGKKVVLNIFPSVDTPVCSASVRRFNSEINNYANAVVLCVSLDLPFAHSRFCETEGLKNVIPVTELRNRDFGRAYGLRIVDGPLAGLLARGVVVMDEQGTVIFSKLVPELKTEPDYEPVLTVLGKRVSAENVCTQTSTAEHSRLNENDEPCDDGRAG
- a CDS encoding class II fumarate hydratase; the encoded protein is MKYRREQDAMGMVEVPMDAYYGASTQRAVDNFKVSGMVFQPVFIRMLALVKKHGARVNVRLGLLDETLSTAIVSACQEVIDGKFADQFVVDVFQTGSGTSTNMNMNEVIATRANEILTGEKQGKKPVHPNDHVNLGQSSNDVIPTMIHMAALVEINTALIPALELLLKVLSEKSSAFSAVKKIGRTHLQDAVPMTLGQAFSGYAKQVELGIARIRTAGKNLCALALGGTAVGTGVNTHERFAREVIQAISHETGFTFHEAENHFEAQGAQDAALEVSGTLKTIAVGLLKIANDIRWLGSGPRAGLGEITLPALQPGSSIMPGKVNPVIPEAVIQVAAQVVGNDTTITIGAQTAHLELNTMLPVIGYNLLQSIGLLSSAAAVFAEKCIQGILPNLETCRANIEKSLAMATYLVPHVGYDRASAIAKKAHETGQTVREILVQENLPESFLP
- a CDS encoding nitroreductase family protein, which produces MEFHEVMKQRRSVNFFDPKKEVSEALLKEVIETAAMTPSGFNLQPWSLVALRKFGEKERLKKLAWNQPKVTEAPVVLIVLADRDAWKEGHPIVEQNFSEMVKSGAMKEEQRQWFADARTSLYGETPEKQQAFACKNTGFFAMSLMLAAKDLGLETHPMDGFDHDGVRKAFNIPDNFWIPLLLAVGYVGDDFKMAPPKWRRRAEDILVTFES
- a CDS encoding VOC family protein, whose product is MVTYTGINHLAMATADIDMTIRFWRDLLGMRLVAGLGRPGYRHYFFEISQHDMIAFFEWPQVEKIPEKDHGAPVKTPLAFDHVSVGVESQEDLWQLKQKLETAGFWVSEVIDHGFIHSIYSFDPNHIPIEFSCNVPGMDLRRHPIMADTRPSALGSEGAEPQAGRWPEVKQPVPVSERTIYPGEGFILGKGKS